Proteins encoded by one window of Cylindrospermum stagnale PCC 7417:
- a CDS encoding VWD domain-containing protein: MKLKRKWIGFLLILLSSVLLLVVTYPKPALSAFPPYGMVTKTATDLGNLIGRKITRPILITDEKTSPPNFADDIKKLKGDAGAYTVRAKKENGIWVEQPDGEKMDTCWIVWLSPFSNDQQDKSLLAHEVYHCFQNELIVAKELPDWLIEGSAQWAAEEYVGGTKISSPSWKEYLTNAKALFSRKYDAIGLYAHLKNNGVNVWKELDQLLKNTSNNSDILFKQLVSDVGDMFLTNWAAGLARLTKAGPDWDTTGPGITLDKREPTPIAISTSAPLSVEILPVNQALYDITLPDSKIIKFNIKGYGALRWDGGSSDVLKFSQSFAKSYCVAKTCQCKDGSSPSGVESAPSGKVLLAVTGTTQSTLVDVTVEENPCQKDKPGKSGGSSSPNSDSLSGGSSKTDSSGSTKTGTSYGDPHLITFDGFRYSFQTVGEFLLSQSQDSKFAVQTRQSQVSGQQLTLNTAVAMKVGSDRVAFYAQNAPNSNPSLLWVNGKPVELQNGILTLTDGVVQKRSDQQYVIQWKTGEQVTVRLSQVAKLTFLNVTASVSATQPGGYNGLLGNIDGNAANDLQTRAGKVIPAKSSYGQLTSALNNLLPTPIPLSQLETAFLDQLHREFGNSWRIRSSESLFDYGLGQSTETFSNPSFPQRYLTLSSLLPAQLRTAENVCRKAGVEASLLEGCIFDVGMTNQPGFAQAAAKALVQGEIDRTINRAVDQVRDKIPVPIPVKIPGFPF; this comes from the coding sequence ATGAAGTTAAAACGAAAGTGGATTGGATTTCTCTTAATCCTGCTGAGTAGTGTTTTGCTGCTGGTGGTCACTTACCCCAAGCCTGCACTTTCGGCTTTTCCACCTTACGGGATGGTGACTAAGACTGCCACCGATTTGGGTAATCTGATTGGACGAAAGATCACCCGCCCGATTTTAATCACAGACGAAAAAACGTCTCCTCCCAACTTTGCCGACGACATCAAAAAGCTAAAAGGTGATGCAGGAGCATATACTGTTCGAGCTAAGAAAGAAAACGGGATATGGGTCGAGCAACCCGATGGCGAAAAAATGGACACCTGCTGGATCGTTTGGCTTTCCCCCTTTTCCAATGACCAGCAAGACAAATCGCTCCTTGCCCACGAGGTATACCACTGTTTCCAGAATGAATTAATCGTAGCCAAGGAGCTTCCCGACTGGTTAATTGAAGGATCTGCTCAATGGGCAGCAGAAGAATATGTGGGCGGAACGAAGATTAGTAGTCCTAGCTGGAAAGAGTATTTGACTAACGCCAAAGCCTTATTTAGTCGGAAGTATGATGCCATCGGACTTTACGCCCACCTGAAAAACAACGGGGTCAACGTCTGGAAAGAACTTGATCAGCTACTCAAAAACACTTCCAACAATTCCGACATCCTCTTCAAACAACTAGTCAGTGATGTGGGCGATATGTTCCTGACCAATTGGGCCGCTGGGTTGGCACGACTTACTAAAGCCGGGCCCGACTGGGACACTACTGGTCCTGGCATCACTTTAGACAAGCGAGAACCGACCCCAATTGCTATTTCTACATCTGCTCCGCTTTCCGTAGAAATCCTACCTGTAAACCAAGCCTTATACGACATCACCCTTCCTGACAGTAAAATCATCAAGTTCAACATCAAAGGGTACGGAGCTTTGCGCTGGGATGGCGGCAGTAGCGATGTACTTAAGTTCAGCCAAAGTTTTGCCAAAAGCTACTGTGTGGCGAAAACCTGCCAATGCAAAGATGGCTCTTCGCCATCAGGGGTAGAATCCGCGCCCTCTGGCAAAGTCCTGCTAGCAGTGACAGGGACAACTCAATCTACGCTGGTGGATGTTACTGTGGAAGAAAATCCTTGTCAGAAAGACAAACCTGGTAAGAGTGGCGGCAGTAGTAGCCCTAATTCTGATTCGCTTAGTGGCGGTAGCAGCAAAACGGATAGTAGCGGCAGTACCAAAACTGGCACGAGCTACGGTGACCCCCACCTGATCACATTTGATGGGTTCCGCTACAGTTTCCAGACAGTGGGCGAGTTTTTATTGAGCCAGTCTCAGGATAGCAAGTTTGCGGTGCAGACGCGTCAATCCCAAGTATCAGGGCAACAACTGACCCTAAACACGGCGGTTGCCATGAAGGTTGGAAGCGATCGCGTTGCCTTCTATGCTCAAAATGCGCCTAACTCCAACCCCTCACTGCTCTGGGTAAATGGCAAACCTGTGGAGTTGCAAAACGGCATCCTGACGCTAACCGATGGTGTGGTGCAAAAGCGCAGCGATCAGCAATATGTGATTCAGTGGAAAACGGGTGAACAGGTAACTGTGCGCCTGAGTCAGGTAGCAAAGCTGACTTTTCTGAATGTCACTGCCAGCGTGTCTGCTACCCAACCGGGAGGTTACAATGGCTTACTGGGCAATATTGATGGCAATGCAGCGAACGACTTGCAAACCCGCGCTGGCAAAGTAATTCCCGCAAAATCCAGTTACGGTCAACTCACCTCCGCCCTCAACAACTTGCTGCCCACTCCGATTCCGCTCTCTCAGCTAGAAACAGCCTTTCTAGATCAACTGCATCGTGAGTTTGGGAACAGTTGGCGAATTCGATCTAGTGAGTCTTTATTTGACTATGGGTTGGGTCAATCTACTGAAACCTTTAGCAATCCGAGTTTTCCCCAACGTTACCTCACCCTCAGCTCTTTGCTGCCCGCGCAGTTGCGAACGGCTGAAAACGTTTGCCGTAAAGCAGGTGTAGAGGCGAGCCTACTGGAAGGCTGTATCTTTGATGTGGGCATGACAAACCAACCCGGTTTTGCCCAGGCTGCTGCAAAAGCTCTGGTGCAGGGAGAGATAGATCGGACGATCAATCGGGCGGTTGACCAAGTGCGAGACAAAATCCCCGTGCCGATTCCAGTCAAAATTCCGGGCTTTCCGTTCTAG
- a CDS encoding helix-turn-helix domain-containing protein, with protein sequence MLIGFKTKLKVSKQQRLLLAQHAGVARHAWNRGLALCQQLTLLLI encoded by the coding sequence ATGCTAATAGGATTCAAGACAAAACTTAAGGTAAGCAAGCAGCAGCGTCTACTACTGGCACAACACGCAGGAGTAGCAAGACACGCCTGGAATCGAGGGTTAGCATTATGCCAACAATTAACGCTGCTATTAATTTAA
- the arfB gene encoding alternative ribosome rescue aminoacyl-tRNA hydrolase ArfB, whose translation MLQISNKIIISDSEIEISAIRSQGAGGQNVNKVSTAIHLRFDIQNSSLPAFYKEQLLKLNDRRITLEGVVVIKSQEHRSQEKNREAAFERLKELVKNAVILPEKRKPTKPTRSSQRKRLDSKTKRGQIKSTRKQVID comes from the coding sequence ATGCTGCAAATTTCTAACAAAATCATTATTTCCGATAGCGAAATTGAAATTAGTGCGATTCGGTCTCAAGGTGCAGGAGGCCAAAATGTTAATAAGGTTTCTACTGCCATCCACCTACGATTTGATATTCAGAATTCATCATTACCCGCTTTCTATAAAGAACAGCTTTTGAAGTTAAATGACCGACGCATTACCCTTGAAGGGGTTGTTGTCATCAAATCTCAAGAACACCGAAGCCAAGAAAAGAACCGGGAGGCAGCTTTTGAACGACTTAAAGAACTCGTTAAAAATGCGGTCATACTGCCCGAAAAACGCAAACCCACTAAACCGACTCGCAGTTCTCAAAGAAAACGTCTTGACAGTAAAACTAAGCGAGGACAGATTAAGTCCACGAGAAAGCAAGTAATTGATTAA